The proteins below are encoded in one region of Homo sapiens chromosome 8, GRCh38.p14 Primary Assembly:
- the LY6H gene encoding lymphocyte antigen 6H isoform X2: MLPAAMKGLGLALLAVLLCSAPAHGLWCQDCTLTTNSSHCTPKQCQPSDTVCASVRITDPSSSRKDHSVNKMCASSCDFVKRHFFSDYLMGFINSGILKVDVDCCEKDLCNGAAGAGHSPWALAGGLLLSLGPALLWAGP; this comes from the exons ATGCTGCCTGCAGCCATGAAGGGCCTCGGCCTGGCGCTGCTGGCCGTCCTGCTGTGCTCGGCGCCCG CTCATGGCCTGTGGTGCCAGGACTGCACCCTGACCACCAACTCCAGCCATTGCACCCCAAAGCAGTGCCAGCCGTCCGACACGGTGTGTGCCAGTGTCCGAATCACCGATCCCAGCAGCA GCAGGAAGGATCACTCGGTGAACAAGATGTGTGCCTCCTCCTGTGACTTCGTTAAGCGACACTTTTTCTCAGACTATCTGATGGGGTTTATTAACTCTGGGATCTTAAAGGTCGACGTGGACTGCTGCGAGAAGGATTTGTGCAATGGGGCggcaggggcagggcacagccccTGGGCCCTGGCCGGGGGGCTCCTGCTCAGCCTGGGGCCTGCCCTCCTCTGGGCTGGGCCCTGA
- the LY6H gene encoding lymphocyte antigen 6H isoform X1: MLLPSRLAPQRTRAPSPRAAPRPTRSMLPAAMKGLGLALLAVLLCSAPAHGLWCQDCTLTTNSSHCTPKQCQPSDTVCASVRITDPSSSRKDHSVNKMCASSCDFVKRHFFSDYLMGFINSGILKVDVDCCEKDLCNGAAGAGHSPWALAGGLLLSLGPALLWAGP; encoded by the exons ATGCTTCTCCCCTCCAGGCTTGCGCCCCAGAGGACCCGCGCCCCAAGCCCCCGCGCCGCCCCCAGGCCCACCCGGAGCATGCTGCCTGCAGCCATGAAGGGCCTCGGCCTGGCGCTGCTGGCCGTCCTGCTGTGCTCGGCGCCCG CTCATGGCCTGTGGTGCCAGGACTGCACCCTGACCACCAACTCCAGCCATTGCACCCCAAAGCAGTGCCAGCCGTCCGACACGGTGTGTGCCAGTGTCCGAATCACCGATCCCAGCAGCA GCAGGAAGGATCACTCGGTGAACAAGATGTGTGCCTCCTCCTGTGACTTCGTTAAGCGACACTTTTTCTCAGACTATCTGATGGGGTTTATTAACTCTGGGATCTTAAAGGTCGACGTGGACTGCTGCGAGAAGGATTTGTGCAATGGGGCggcaggggcagggcacagccccTGGGCCCTGGCCGGGGGGCTCCTGCTCAGCCTGGGGCCTGCCCTCCTCTGGGCTGGGCCCTGA
- the LY6H gene encoding lymphocyte antigen 6H isoform b precursor (isoform b precursor is encoded by transcript variant 3): MLAPQRTRAPSPRAAPRPTRSMLPAAMKGLGLALLAVLLCSAPAHGLWCQDCTLTTNSSHCTPKQCQPSDTVCASVRITDPSSSRKDHSVNKMCASSCDFVKRHFFSDYLMGFINSGILKVDVDCCEKDLCNGAAGAGHSPWALAGGLLLSLGPALLWAGP; this comes from the exons AT GCTTGCGCCCCAGAGGACCCGCGCCCCAAGCCCCCGCGCCGCCCCCAGGCCCACCCGGAGCATGCTGCCTGCAGCCATGAAGGGCCTCGGCCTGGCGCTGCTGGCCGTCCTGCTGTGCTCGGCGCCCG CTCATGGCCTGTGGTGCCAGGACTGCACCCTGACCACCAACTCCAGCCATTGCACCCCAAAGCAGTGCCAGCCGTCCGACACGGTGTGTGCCAGTGTCCGAATCACCGATCCCAGCAGCA GCAGGAAGGATCACTCGGTGAACAAGATGTGTGCCTCCTCCTGTGACTTCGTTAAGCGACACTTTTTCTCAGACTATCTGATGGGGTTTATTAACTCTGGGATCTTAAAGGTCGACGTGGACTGCTGCGAGAAGGATTTGTGCAATGGGGCggcaggggcagggcacagccccTGGGCCCTGGCCGGGGGGCTCCTGCTCAGCCTGGGGCCTGCCCTCCTCTGGGCTGGGCCCTGA